A single Muntiacus reevesi chromosome 9, mMunRee1.1, whole genome shotgun sequence DNA region contains:
- the LOC136174366 gene encoding LOW QUALITY PROTEIN: ecto-ADP-ribosyltransferase 5-like (The sequence of the model RefSeq protein was modified relative to this genomic sequence to represent the inferred CDS: inserted 1 base in 1 codon), giving the protein MLAALLIALSCLSLHTLGSGVRPSVPGQNISIQNLSLAPDTFDDAYVGCSEEMEEKAVLLLEKEMANHALLRESWETAQKAWEQKRPGLILPPGFRSQHGIAIIVYTNSSNTLYRELNQAVRTGGGSWESYMSHFPFKALHFYLTRALQLLRGGGGCSREPGQAVFRGVRRIHFEPKSVGDSIRLGQFTSSSLDEAVARRFGNATFFSLRTCFGAPIQALSVFPEEREVLIPPYEVFEVTSFSKEGNQSLVTLSSSDQMCSHFNCAYLGEKKRLSCESVPTGGPADSLSKGXFPLLSWKTLLLASWGFQLLGAGH; this is encoded by the exons ATGTTGGCAGCTCTGCTGATCGCCCTCAGCTGCCTCAGCCTCCACACCCTCGGCAGCGGTGTCCGCCCATCTGTCCCCGGGCAG AATATTTCCATCCAGAACCTGAGCCTGGCTCCAGACACATTTGATGATGCCTATGTGGGCTGCTCggaggagatggaggagaaagcAGTGCTTCTGttagagaaggagatggccaaCCATGCCCTGCTGCGGGAGTCCTGGGAGACAGCCCAGAAGGCCTGGGAGCAAAAACGTCCAGGGCTCATTCTGCCTCCTGGCTTCAGAAGCCAGCACGGAATCGCCATCATCGTCTACACCAACTCATCCAACACTTTGTACCGGGAGCTGAACCAGGCTGTGCGGACTGGTGGTGGCTCCTGGGAGTCCTACATGAGCCACTTCCCTTTCAAGGCCCTGCATTTCTACCTGACCCGGGCCCTGCAGCTGCTGCGGGGCGGTGGGGGCTGCAGCAGGGAACCCGGGCAGGCGGTGTTCCGTGGCGTGCGCAGGATTCACTTTGAACCCAAGAGTGTGGGGGACTCTATCCGCTTGGGCCAGTTTACCTCCAGCTCCCTGGATGAGGCAGTGGCCCGCAGATTTGGTAATGCCACCTTCTTCTCTCTAAGGACTTGCTTTGGGGCCCCAATCCAGGCCCTGTCTGTCTTTCCTGAGGAGCGTGAGGTGCTGATCCCCCCATATGAAGTCTTCGAGGTGACGAGTTTCTCTAAGGAAGGAAACCAAAGCCTGGTGACTCTCTCCAGCAGTGATCAGATGTGCAGCCACTTTAACTGCGCCTATCTGGGTG AGAAGAAGAGGCTGAGCTGTGAGTCTGTGCCAA cAGGCGGGCCGGCAGACTCACTCTCCAAAG CCTTTCCTCTGCTCTCCTGGAAGACCCTGCTCTTGGCCTCTTGGGGGTTCCAGCTCTTAGGAGCTGGGCACTGA